From a region of the Streptomyces venezuelae genome:
- a CDS encoding FHA domain-containing protein, with translation MSGGYGRCENVRVGRCLRSEFVLPHGRVCLGQGESPVKLFEKLFGKKNREEGGAARHRAARGDVEGQGDRPLFRDEVAGPGDVSGAPGASAVDPAGTGRIGFGEPSTSSAGGGFAPDPYATNASAGHPRREEPSMSAEQICSRCGHRSDAASRFCSNCGAPLRAGLTPERASETTSTISISGLEAYEAEVSGQHVSSSSLSPEAQAAVEALPPGSALLIVRRGPNSGSRFLLDGELTTAGRHPQSDIFLDDVTVSRRHVEFRRSQEGGFTVADVGSLNGTYVNREPIDSVALQNGDEVQIGKYRLVFYASLRGI, from the coding sequence CTGTCTGGTGGTTACGGACGTTGTGAGAATGTCCGGGTCGGCAGGTGTCTGCGTTCGGAGTTCGTCCTGCCCCACGGGCGGGTCTGTTTAGGTCAAGGGGAATCGCCCGTGAAGTTGTTTGAGAAGTTGTTCGGCAAGAAGAACCGCGAGGAAGGCGGCGCGGCACGGCACCGCGCCGCGCGCGGTGACGTGGAAGGGCAGGGCGACCGGCCGCTCTTCCGGGACGAGGTCGCCGGCCCGGGTGATGTTTCCGGTGCCCCCGGCGCGTCGGCTGTTGACCCTGCTGGTACCGGACGCATAGGTTTCGGTGAACCATCAACCTCAAGTGCGGGTGGAGGGTTTGCCCCCGACCCGTATGCCACCAATGCATCCGCGGGGCATCCGCGGCGCGAGGAGCCGTCCATGTCGGCCGAGCAGATTTGCAGCAGGTGCGGACACCGCAGCGATGCGGCCAGTCGGTTCTGCTCGAACTGCGGTGCGCCGCTGCGGGCGGGTCTGACGCCGGAGCGTGCCTCGGAGACCACGTCCACCATCTCGATCTCGGGCCTTGAGGCCTACGAGGCCGAGGTGTCGGGACAGCACGTGTCGTCCTCCTCGCTGTCCCCCGAGGCGCAGGCCGCGGTGGAAGCGCTGCCCCCCGGTTCCGCTCTGCTCATCGTGCGGCGCGGTCCCAACTCGGGGAGCCGTTTCCTGCTGGACGGTGAGCTGACCACGGCCGGCCGCCACCCGCAGAGCGACATCTTCCTGGACGACGTCACCGTCTCCCGGCGCCATGTCGAGTTCCGCAGGAGCCAGGAGGGCGGCTTCACCGTCGCCGATGTCGGCAGCCTCAACGGCACGTACGTGAACCGTGAACCGATCGACTCCGTCGCGCTGCAGAACGGCGACGAGGTGCAGATCGGCAAGTACCGGCTGGTCTTCTACGCGAGCCTGCGGGGCATCTGA
- a CDS encoding DUF881 domain-containing protein, whose protein sequence is MSTNDSPEEPEGAGRPPEPPKAPEPQRAPESPRPPQSPGSSEPPEPPVQQPSQPSAPRPSQPSAPQPSQSARPGPSPEPSQPSEEAPGQPEETGRQRLAAGLWPPRVSRAQLIVALLLFVLGLGLAIQVRSNSDSSALRGARQEDLVRILDELDGRTKRLEDEKQQLEDQRKELENSSNQAEEARRQTVEKERQLGILAGTVAAQGPGITLKITDPTGQVQSDQLLDTLQELRAAGAEAIQINGVRIVAGSYFSDENGAVAIDGKKITQPYEFRVIGKPQDLEPALNIPGGVVQTLEKEQATVAVTRSAKIVVDALRAAKQPDYARSSS, encoded by the coding sequence ATGAGTACGAACGACAGCCCCGAGGAGCCGGAGGGCGCGGGCCGGCCGCCGGAGCCGCCGAAGGCTCCCGAGCCGCAGCGGGCTCCCGAGTCCCCGCGGCCGCCGCAGTCTCCCGGGTCTTCGGAGCCGCCGGAGCCGCCGGTGCAGCAGCCCTCGCAGCCCTCGGCACCGCGGCCCTCGCAGCCTTCGGCACCGCAGCCCTCGCAGTCGGCGCGGCCCGGGCCGTCGCCGGAGCCGTCGCAGCCGTCCGAGGAGGCTCCGGGGCAGCCCGAGGAGACCGGACGGCAGCGCCTGGCGGCCGGGCTGTGGCCGCCGCGGGTGAGCCGGGCCCAACTGATCGTGGCGCTGCTGCTGTTCGTCCTGGGGCTCGGTCTGGCGATCCAGGTCCGGTCCAACAGCGACTCCAGCGCACTGCGCGGGGCCCGCCAGGAGGACCTCGTACGGATCCTCGACGAGCTCGACGGGCGGACCAAGCGCCTGGAGGACGAGAAGCAGCAGCTGGAGGACCAGCGCAAGGAGCTGGAGAACAGCTCCAACCAGGCCGAGGAGGCCCGCAGGCAGACCGTCGAGAAGGAACGCCAACTCGGCATCCTGGCCGGTACGGTGGCAGCGCAGGGGCCGGGCATCACGCTGAAGATCACGGATCCCACGGGCCAGGTGCAGTCCGACCAGCTGCTGGACACGCTTCAGGAGCTTCGGGCGGCCGGGGCCGAGGCGATCCAGATCAACGGGGTGCGCATCGTGGCGGGCTCGTACTTCTCGGACGAGAACGGCGCGGTCGCCATCGACGGTAAGAAGATCACACAACCCTATGAGTTCAGGGTGATCGGCAAGCCCCAGGATCTGGAGCCCGCGCTGAACATTCCGGGCGGTGTCGTCCAGACGCTGGAGAAGGAGCAGGCCACCGTTGCCGTCACACGGTCGGCGAAGATCGTTGTGGATGCCTTGCGGGCTGCGAAGCAGCCTGACTACGCTCGGTCGTCATCGTGA
- a CDS encoding small basic family protein, with translation MIAVLGLLAGVVAGLLVRPEVPAVVEPYLPIAVVAALDAVFGGLRAMLDGIFVDKVFVVSFLSNVVVAALIVFLGDKLGVGSQLSTGVVVVLGIRIFSNAAAIRRHVFRA, from the coding sequence GTGATCGCGGTACTGGGCCTCTTGGCCGGAGTGGTGGCCGGACTTCTGGTCCGGCCCGAAGTGCCGGCCGTGGTGGAGCCATATCTGCCGATCGCCGTGGTGGCGGCGCTGGACGCGGTGTTCGGCGGCCTCCGCGCGATGCTCGACGGCATCTTCGTGGACAAGGTCTTCGTGGTGTCGTTCCTGTCGAACGTCGTCGTGGCCGCGCTGATCGTCTTCCTCGGCGACAAGCTCGGGGTCGGGTCGCAGCTGTCCACGGGTGTGGTCGTGGTCCTCGGCATCCGCATCTTCTCCAACGCCGCGGCCATCCGCCGGCACGTGTTCCGGGCGTGA